A single window of Coffea eugenioides isolate CCC68of chromosome 7, Ceug_1.0, whole genome shotgun sequence DNA harbors:
- the LOC113778867 gene encoding protein REVEILLE 1, producing the protein MVAASMALQDDSGSTDSETTLPMVIGNKMPLDMEVSSVRSIQLTGQFQPGGDDYAQKVRKPYTITKQRERWTEDEHKKFLEALKLYGRAWRRIEEHVGTKTAVQIRSHAQKFFSKVVRESNNGDSGSVKPIEIPPPRPKRKPLHPYPRKLSASVKSGALALEKQSAAANICSPTEANQSPTSVLSAFGSDAPGLTDSSTPEGSLSPVSSVIGGSSGFVLSEPPNLSPPKANASPSSSQVNNCSNQDEKLPLKLELFPEDNCFVKEGSEEVSSTQCLKLFGKTVMVTDSCRPSSPTPLTCKMQPPSHSDGKLAQALPWNFVPIKYSQGDLERSWGALPFGTHATLFCLPLGGERSKPSETTPPSSLQWWTYQGGASFPFVRIHSPIPIKASCFGDQRDVQDMEIQKDGSSSDSNAECECAEAESSRNLEAQSCQFLFAKEERAQASSTPCETSFLELKAGSSKCTKGFVPYKRCLAERDARSVVNSEEREEQRIRLCL; encoded by the exons ATGGTTGCAGCATCTATGGCTTTACAG GATGACAGTGGAAGCACAGATTCAGAGACCACACTCCCCATGGTCATAGGCAACAAAATGCCTTTGGATATGGAAGTCTCTTCTGTAAGGAGTATCCAGTTGACTGGGCAATTTCAGCCTGGGGGTGATGACTATGCTCAAAAG GTTAGAAAACCCTACACAATCACTAAACAAAGAGAAAGGTGGACAGAGGATGAGCATAAAAAGTTTCTTGAAGCTTTAAAGCTGTACGGCCGAGCCTGGAGGCGTATAGAAG AGCATGTAGGTACCAAAACTGCAGTTCAGATTAGAAGTCATGCTCAAAAGTTTTTCTCTAAG GTTGTGCGTGAGTCCAACAATGGTGATTCAGGCTCGGTGAAACCAATTGAAATTCCTCCACCTCgcccaaaaagaaaacccttGCATCCATATCCTCGCAAATTGTCTGCTTCAGTAAAATCTGGAGCTTTGGCTCTTGAAAAACAATCTGCAGCTGCAAATATATGTTCCCCTACCGAAGCAAACCAATCTCCTACTTCTGTATTGTCTGCATTTGGTTCAGATGCACCAGGCCTAACAGACTCAAGTACACCAGAAGGTAGCTTATCGCCTGTTTCATCAGTTATAGGTGGTTCCTCTGGTTTTGTCCTGTCTGAGCCACCTAATTTATCACCACCAAAAGCAAATGCATCTCCGTCAAGCAGCCAAGTGAATAATTGTTCAAATCAGGATGAAAAGCTTCCTTTG AAGCTGGAATTGTTTCCTGAAGACAATTGCTTTGTCAAAGAAGGTTCAGAAGAAGTATCATCTACCCAGTGCTTGAAACTATTTGGGAAGACTGTAATGGTTACCGATTCGTGTAGGCCATCTTCTCCAACTCCTCTAACCTGCAAAATGCAGCCACCTAGTCACAGCGATGGAAAATTGGCACAGGCATTGCCTTGGAATTTTGTTCCCATAAAATATTCACAAGGTGATTTAGAGCGTTCCTGGGGTGCTCTTCCCTTTGGAACACATGCTACTTTGTTTTGCTTACCGCTAGGTGGTGAAAGATCAAAGCCTAGTGAAACAACACCTCCCTCGTCTTTGCAATGGTGGACATACCAAGGAGGTGCATCCTTTCCATTTGTACGGATCCATAGCCCAATACCCATTAAAGCATCATGCTTTGGAGACCAGAGAGATGTGCAAGACATGGAAATCCAGAAGGATGGTTCTTCTTCTGATTCAAATGCTGAATGCGAGTGTGCGGAGGCTGAGAGCAGCAGAAATCTGGAGGCTCAAAGCTGTCAGTTTTTATTTGCAAAAGAGGAAAGAGCTCAAGCCTCGTCTACACCATGTGAAACATCATTTTTGGAGCTAAAAGCAGGCTCTAGTAAGTGTACAAAAGGATTTGTACCATACAAGCGATGTTTAGCAGAAAGGGATGCCAGATCAGTAGTTAACAGTGAAGAAAGGGAAGAGCAGCGAATTCGTCTTTGCTTGTAG